AGGGTTGGAGATGGCCTGAGACGAAGATAACAATGTATAAGAAGTTGGAGTGACAACAAAAAATAATGAAACTCTTGACCGGGGGCGTAGGCACCTTGCCGTGACATTGCTTTCGTCAAATTTTTATATTAAATATATACGGTTaaataataagaaagataaaaaTACGAGATTAGAATATACAGAtaacatatttatttatttattcaatttttcaAACGGTGAAACCGCTTATAAAATTTTCTAGGTACGTTAGTGCCCTTGACCCCTTAATCGTAGGTCTTAGGTTTGAACTCGTGACTGAAAAATCTGTAGTAGAAAGAGCTTATCGACTTCTCGGTGCGAATTTAGATTAACTAAGTCActaaatttcaaaacaaaaatattgtaaaatttaagagatgaacaagttctttttATTAAAGTTGACAACAAAGACATTTGTATCAGGGATCACTAAAATTTTCCCATTAtaattacccaaaaaaaaaatcacaaattgaaattttccaacaattaaaaaaaaaaaactcatttttcttcgTCATCTTCGCTGTCCTCAGCCTGCACTTTGCTAGTACTATTATTATTAAAATGACTAGTATTTGTTATCTTCCTCGACGACGTCGTTTCAACAAAGGTAGCAGAGCTCATTTCCATTTGACAAACTCTCACCGCCCCGAACAACTTTTCCGGCAACTCCTCCTCCGCTGTCGCCTCCACACAAAACCCCATATCGATCGTCACTGACGTTACGTATCCTAAAGCCAAATGCAAAATCGCATTCGCAATCGCCGAGCTACTAATATCCACGTCGATTtctaagtaattatctcccttgTGATAATAGCAATTTAAAGCTTTGCCTAGTATACACGCCGAGTAATTCCCCACCGCGGTTTTCACAATCCACGGTCCTTGAACGATCCGGTTCACTATTTTAAATCGGGCGTTACGGTACGAGTCGTCTCCGTGAACGAATCGGTAGAGGAGCGAACCGGGTTCAAGGGCGCGGTTTTCCTTGGTAGCAAAGTAGAAAACAGCGCTGTGATGGTCCTTACCGGGGATTTGAAGATTGACGGCGAGTACGAAGGTTTTTAAGCACGCGCCTTGTGAGTGAGATTTCTTCAGCGCTTGCATCACGAGGTTGTCGCTACGCGCGAGGACGTGGTCGAGTTTTGAGCTAGACCTCAGCCAATCGACTCCCGCGGGCTGTAACAGCCACTCACCTGAGggtatttttgtctttttagtgaAGTAATTTGGGGCGCGGAGCTTGAAAAGATCTCCGGGTGGTGACGCCCACCCGTTTGCTCCGTTATTCAAATCGACCCGCTTTAATGACCCGCCAGAGATTGCTTCTTCTATCCAATCTTTATTGAGCTTTTGCTTTGTCGAGCacattttttctaaaaaatactTGAATTCTTCGGACtataaaatggaaaaaaatattCTTTCTATACAaaacttcctttttcttccttctaTATGATCATCAGAAATTGGATTATAGAAGTAAGGGTCAATGTTGGGAGAAGAAATGGAGGAGCTCCGGGGCTATGGGTGTAATATATTGAAATGCGGGGCGTGGGGGGGATTTTATATAGTATGTGAGAATGGGATAACACACGTGCCCTTGAGTTTCCTGGAAATTACCAAAGAGCCCCTTTTGGGTTTCACAGCTAATAGTGACAGTGTGAACTGCCAAATACTTTTTTTAATTATCAGATTTTCGAAATTTGTAAGTCCACTAGTAGTTTGTTTGGCCAAAAGTATGTTCTTTACCTaaaaatttttttataaaaagttactgtgtttggtcaagtttttcgaagaaaaaaataataattttgaatagAAGCAGAACCAAAATTTTAAAAGTAGAACAAAATAGATtcttcttaaaaataaatttttgaaaaataattgtgataaaaatatacttagaattattttttaaaagtttagtCAAACATTAATTActgttcaaaaatattttttaaattaattggtCAAATCCAAACTACTTATTACTAAaagtatatttttaaaaaatacttttaagaaaaatacatttcaaaataagctaattttagaACTTTGGCCAAATAGGTTATAGtt
This DNA window, taken from Nicotiana tabacum cultivar K326 chromosome 15, ASM71507v2, whole genome shotgun sequence, encodes the following:
- the LOC107770192 gene encoding protein ENHANCED DISEASE RESISTANCE 2-like encodes the protein MCSTKQKLNKDWIEEAISGGSLKRVDLNNGANGWASPPGDLFKLRAPNYFTKKTKIPSGEWLLQPAGVDWLRSSSKLDHVLARSDNLVMQALKKSHSQGACLKTFVLAVNLQIPGKDHHSAVFYFATKENRALEPGSLLYRFVHGDDSYRNARFKIVNRIVQGPWIVKTAVGNYSACILGKALNCYYHKGDNYLEIDVDISSSAIANAILHLALGYVTSVTIDMGFCVEATAEEELPEKLFGAVRVCQMEMSSATFVETTSSRKITNTSHFNNNSTSKVQAEDSEDDEEK